A region of Paenimyroides aestuarii DNA encodes the following proteins:
- a CDS encoding HU family DNA-binding protein: protein MNKTQLIDAIAEDAGISKTAAKSALESFLKNVGETLTKGEKISLVGFGSWSVSERAEREGRNPQTGKSIKIAAKKVVKFKAGADLDGAVNTPVKAAAKKKK, encoded by the coding sequence ATGAACAAAACACAATTAATCGACGCGATTGCAGAAGATGCAGGAATTAGCAAAACAGCAGCTAAATCAGCTTTAGAATCATTTTTAAAAAATGTTGGTGAAACATTAACTAAAGGAGAAAAAATTTCTTTAGTAGGTTTTGGATCTTGGTCTGTTTCTGAAAGAGCAGAAAGAGAAGGTAGAAATCCACAAACTGGAAAATCAATTAAAATTGCTGCTAAAAAAGTAGTTAAATTTAAAGCTGGTGCTGATTTAGACGGAGCTGTAAACACACCTGTTAAAGCTGCAGCGAAAAAGAAAAAATAA
- a CDS encoding WG repeat-containing protein produces MKHSIFIVFFNIITSLSFSQKKDIWVSFFNKDSTLVGFKDSKSEIKIEPKFTGFTIASKFDDVLVVSESINDHWQSYYLNKSGKKFGLDSLFIFDNRTDCESEGFIRFSDYMTNNIGMFNKNGEVVIPANYNALTAVRNGLVIALKNAKKDYWHKDDHDGCDHFSWIGGQTILIDTLNNILVDNFTYEKPLNLFSVEKSKRPLSSAIRTSFLGTNGTYYSFVDFEKEFEEWFKKDFLSNISEKKLLLNSFNKIVWSSKRDWESCEKNQFINDNFLLLKEMFSEILTDDCNYDISQAELNSFIFEGADFDEYFDNCRDAKWWIYPTMNVYIINKKDKGSIERGYEFLRTNQGYKLISIRFSDTDLKRIK; encoded by the coding sequence ATGAAACATTCCATATTTATTGTTTTTTTTAATATTATAACTAGTTTGTCTTTTTCGCAAAAAAAAGATATTTGGGTGTCATTTTTTAATAAAGATAGTACTCTGGTAGGTTTTAAAGACAGTAAATCCGAAATTAAAATTGAACCAAAATTTACGGGTTTTACAATAGCTAGTAAATTTGATGATGTTTTAGTAGTTTCAGAATCAATAAATGATCATTGGCAAAGTTATTACCTTAATAAGTCTGGTAAAAAATTCGGTTTAGATAGTCTATTTATTTTTGATAACCGTACAGATTGTGAAAGTGAAGGATTTATACGTTTCAGTGATTATATGACTAACAATATTGGAATGTTTAATAAAAACGGTGAAGTTGTAATCCCGGCTAATTACAATGCTTTGACAGCTGTTAGGAATGGTTTGGTAATAGCATTGAAAAATGCAAAAAAAGACTATTGGCATAAAGATGATCATGACGGATGTGATCATTTTAGTTGGATAGGTGGACAAACAATACTCATTGATACTTTAAACAATATCCTTGTTGACAACTTTACATACGAAAAGCCTCTAAATTTATTTAGTGTTGAAAAAAGTAAAAGACCACTTTCAAGTGCTATTAGAACGTCGTTTTTAGGGACTAATGGAACATATTACTCTTTTGTAGATTTTGAGAAAGAGTTTGAAGAATGGTTTAAGAAAGATTTTTTATCCAATATTTCAGAAAAAAAATTACTACTTAACTCATTTAATAAGATTGTTTGGAGTTCAAAGAGGGATTGGGAATCTTGTGAAAAAAATCAATTTATTAACGATAATTTTTTATTATTAAAGGAAATGTTTTCGGAGATTTTAACCGATGATTGTAATTATGATATTTCTCAAGCTGAGTTAAATAGTTTTATATTCGAAGGTGCAGACTTCGATGAATATTTTGATAACTGTCGTGATGCAAAATGGTGGATTTACCCAACAATGAATGTTTATATTATTAATAAAAAAGATAAAGGTTCAATAGAAAGAGGCTATGAATTTTTACGAACTAATCAAGGTTACAAATTAATTTCTATTCGCTTTAGCGATACTGATTTAAAACGTATTAAATAA
- a CDS encoding ATP-binding protein, whose translation MDKKIIVLIGGPGSGKTSVINKLAEKGYVCYPEISRQVTLDAQKTGVDQLFLKEPLLFSELLLKGRIEQFKNALTENANCVFIDRGIPDVLAYMHYIGDAYPTVFEDACKEHRYTKIFILPPWEEIYECDNERYENFEQAQLIHNHLVETYESYGYHLQEVPKGDLETRIAFILNNL comes from the coding sequence GTGGATAAGAAAATTATTGTTTTAATTGGCGGTCCTGGTTCGGGCAAAACATCGGTCATTAATAAATTGGCCGAAAAGGGATACGTTTGCTATCCTGAAATTTCGCGACAAGTTACTTTAGATGCACAAAAAACAGGTGTTGATCAATTATTTTTAAAAGAACCCTTATTGTTTAGCGAACTACTTTTAAAGGGGCGTATTGAACAATTTAAAAATGCACTGACAGAGAATGCCAATTGCGTTTTTATTGATCGTGGTATTCCCGATGTGTTAGCGTATATGCACTATATTGGCGATGCCTACCCTACCGTATTCGAAGATGCTTGCAAAGAACACCGCTATACAAAAATTTTTATTTTACCGCCTTGGGAAGAAATTTACGAATGCGACAACGAACGCTATGAGAATTTTGAACAAGCCCAACTTATTCACAATCATTTGGTGGAAACCTACGAAAGCTATGGCTATCACCTACAAGAGGTGCCAAAAGGTGATTTAGAAACAAGAATTGCTTTTATTTTGAATAATTTGTAA
- a CDS encoding RecQ family ATP-dependent DNA helicase: MFEALHILKKHWNHDAFRFPQEEIIESVVQGNDTLALLPTGGGKSICFQIPALMTDGICLVISPLIALIEDQINQLKDRNIKALSISGNLSTEEISNLLDNSLYGNFKFLYIAPERLKNEWILSRIIQLPINLVAIDEAHCISQWGHDFRPAYLEIGKLKEWLPNVPFIALTASANKRVQDDIINSLHLVNPQTFKKSFLRNELHYGVYQQESTEEIMFQILKKSNAPAIVYVKSRKATVEVAENLKSYGIAADFFHGGLDFKSKKEKLNQWISEKTLVMVATNAFGMGIDKPNVRNVIHLHIPDNLESYYQEAGRAGRDGEKAFATLILNNYSVTEATNFHLHNHLETDFVKLVYKRFVNQFQIAYGEGFNETIRFNFKDFCKKHNLPVSKTFHAFAFLDRQSVLTFEQHFKYKNYIHFLLNSEDAIAYFSNHSIEEIIFLSILHHYRGIHESDTFIDIDVLAKHTKIPNQKIIEIIDSWVLKGFCTFTQAPNDTNIVLNEIREDDITINRVAKNLVQFNNVKDMQFKAMLHYVTNQSVCKNKILLDYFDELYTDDCGKCSVCIQKKNSAEDVLSQIKNQLKNHPKGHVFELSELKSRYLNQTSYLAQALTELIEENQFIYQNATYIKL; this comes from the coding sequence TTGTTTGAAGCTTTACACATTTTAAAAAAACATTGGAACCACGATGCTTTTCGCTTTCCGCAAGAAGAAATCATAGAATCGGTGGTTCAGGGAAACGATACGCTTGCACTACTACCAACTGGCGGTGGCAAAAGTATTTGTTTTCAAATTCCAGCCTTAATGACCGATGGTATTTGCTTGGTGATTTCACCTTTAATTGCGTTGATTGAAGATCAAATCAATCAATTAAAAGACCGCAATATCAAAGCACTTTCTATTTCAGGAAACCTATCTACCGAAGAAATTTCAAACTTGTTGGATAATTCGCTTTATGGAAACTTCAAATTTCTGTATATAGCACCCGAACGCTTAAAAAATGAATGGATTTTAAGCCGAATCATTCAATTGCCTATAAATTTGGTAGCGATAGACGAAGCACACTGTATTTCGCAATGGGGACACGATTTTCGTCCTGCATATTTAGAAATTGGCAAGTTAAAAGAATGGTTGCCCAATGTGCCGTTTATTGCTTTAACGGCTTCGGCCAACAAACGTGTGCAAGATGATATCATTAACAGTCTTCATTTGGTGAATCCGCAAACGTTTAAAAAATCATTTTTGCGGAATGAATTGCATTATGGCGTTTATCAACAAGAAAGCACCGAAGAAATAATGTTTCAAATTTTAAAAAAATCAAATGCACCCGCAATTGTTTATGTGAAAAGCAGAAAAGCAACGGTTGAAGTGGCAGAAAATTTGAAATCATACGGTATTGCTGCCGATTTTTTTCACGGAGGTTTGGATTTTAAATCAAAAAAAGAAAAGTTAAACCAATGGATTAGCGAAAAAACCTTGGTGATGGTGGCTACGAATGCTTTTGGAATGGGGATTGATAAGCCCAACGTGCGCAATGTGATTCATTTGCATATTCCCGATAATTTAGAAAGTTACTATCAAGAAGCCGGACGTGCCGGACGTGATGGCGAAAAAGCTTTTGCCACATTAATCTTAAACAATTACAGCGTTACCGAAGCCACTAATTTTCATCTGCACAACCACTTAGAAACCGACTTTGTAAAGCTGGTATATAAACGCTTTGTAAACCAATTTCAAATTGCTTATGGCGAAGGTTTTAACGAAACCATTCGTTTTAATTTTAAAGATTTTTGTAAGAAACACAATTTACCCGTAAGCAAAACCTTTCATGCATTTGCTTTTTTAGATCGACAATCGGTTCTTACTTTTGAGCAGCATTTTAAATATAAAAATTACATACATTTTTTGTTAAATTCTGAAGATGCCATTGCATATTTTAGTAATCATTCTATCGAAGAAATTATCTTTTTAAGTATTTTGCACCATTACCGCGGCATACACGAAAGCGACACCTTTATAGACATTGATGTATTGGCAAAACACACCAAAATACCCAACCAAAAAATTATTGAAATTATTGACTCTTGGGTTTTAAAAGGATTTTGCACCTTTACACAAGCCCCAAATGATACAAATATTGTTTTAAACGAAATTCGTGAAGATGATATCACTATTAACCGAGTGGCAAAAAATTTGGTGCAGTTTAACAATGTAAAAGACATGCAGTTCAAAGCAATGCTACATTATGTAACCAATCAATCGGTTTGTAAAAACAAAATCTTATTAGATTATTTCGATGAGCTATATACCGATGATTGCGGTAAATGTTCGGTTTGTATTCAAAAGAAAAACAGCGCAGAGGATGTGCTTTCACAAATAAAAAATCAATTAAAAAACCATCCAAAAGGTCATGTTTTTGAATTGAGCGAATTAAAAAGTCGTTATTTAAACCAAACAAGTTACTTGGCGCAAGCCTTAACCGAATTAATTGAAGAAAACCAATTTATTTATCAAAACGCAACCTATATTAAATTATAA
- a CDS encoding aminotransferase class IV: MINFNGDLVGQSNEHIEQNRGFLYADAVFETLKVLDGKILFLEDHYFRLMASMRILRMEIPLDFTLEYMESQIIKTTTALNLTHARVRLTVFRNGSGKYLPEQRTVGFVIVAEPAATIYTNKLEKYEVELFKDFYISKHLLSSLKTTSCLVNITASIFAKENGYENCLLINDEKNVVEATNGNVFLITNNTVVTPPISDGCKNGIIRKKMIEIIKKSEELLFEERSISPFELQKADEMFITNIAVGIQSVTQYRKKKFDQTVANNLLVKLNALVRFNS, from the coding sequence ATGATTAATTTTAATGGAGATTTAGTAGGTCAGTCTAACGAACATATTGAACAAAACCGCGGTTTTTTATATGCAGATGCGGTTTTTGAAACATTAAAGGTTTTAGACGGAAAGATTCTTTTTCTAGAAGATCATTATTTTAGACTAATGGCTTCGATGCGAATTCTGCGTATGGAAATTCCACTCGATTTTACATTGGAATACATGGAAAGTCAAATCATAAAAACCACCACTGCCTTAAATTTAACCCACGCTCGTGTGCGCTTAACTGTTTTTAGAAACGGAAGCGGGAAGTATTTACCAGAGCAAAGAACCGTAGGTTTTGTAATTGTGGCTGAACCCGCTGCGACCATCTATACAAATAAGCTTGAAAAATACGAAGTGGAACTTTTTAAAGATTTTTACATATCAAAACATTTGTTAAGTTCTTTAAAAACAACCAGTTGTTTGGTGAATATCACCGCAAGTATTTTCGCGAAAGAAAATGGTTACGAAAACTGTTTGTTGATTAATGATGAAAAAAATGTGGTGGAAGCCACCAATGGAAATGTTTTTTTAATTACAAATAATACGGTGGTGACACCTCCAATCAGCGATGGATGTAAAAATGGAATTATCCGCAAAAAGATGATTGAAATTATTAAAAAATCAGAGGAATTACTTTTTGAAGAGCGGTCTATTTCTCCTTTTGAGTTACAAAAAGCAGATGAAATGTTTATAACCAACATTGCCGTAGGTATCCAATCGGTAACGCAATACCGAAAAAAGAAGTTTGATCAAACTGTTGCAAATAATTTATTGGTAAAATTAAATGCCTTAGTTAGGTTCAATTCATAA
- a CDS encoding START-like domain-containing protein — protein MKTKFEIEYPITASPQLLYQYISTPSGLTEWFADDVNSRGELFTFIWEDSEEKAKLVTKKTDEKVKFRWLDEEGADTEYFFELRIVLDELTKDVTLMVTDFAEESEVKDQTQLWNNQIADLKKVLGSA, from the coding sequence ATGAAAACAAAGTTTGAGATTGAATACCCCATAACAGCTTCCCCGCAATTGTTGTATCAATATATTTCAACTCCTTCGGGGCTTACAGAGTGGTTTGCAGATGACGTGAACTCGCGAGGTGAATTGTTTACTTTTATTTGGGAAGATAGCGAAGAAAAAGCAAAATTGGTCACAAAAAAAACCGATGAAAAAGTAAAATTTCGTTGGTTGGATGAAGAAGGTGCCGATACAGAATATTTCTTTGAACTTCGTATTGTTCTAGATGAGCTTACTAAAGATGTAACTTTAATGGTAACCGATTTCGCAGAGGAAAGCGAAGTGAAAGATCAAACGCAATTATGGAACAACCAAATTGCAGATTTGAAAAAAGTATTAGGGTCTGCATAA
- the murA gene encoding UDP-N-acetylglucosamine 1-carboxyvinyltransferase — protein sequence MGTFKIEGGHPLNGIVQPQGAKNEALQILCAVLLTDQKITISNIPDIIDVNKLITLLENLGVSVEKIDRNTYSFQADQVNMAYLESDKFREEGKSLRGSIMIVGPLLARFGKGYIPKPGGDKIGRRRLDTHFEGFINLGATFRYNREEYFYGVEAPNGLTGTYMLLDEASVTGTANIVMAAVLAKGTTTIYNAACEPYLQQLCKMLNAMGAKITGVGSNLLTIEGVECLGGCTHQILPDMIEIGSWIGLAAMTRSEVTIKNVSWENLGVIPTAFRKLGITIEKVNEDDIFIPAHTNGYEIKGDIDGSILTISDAPWPGLTPDLLSIFLVVAAQARGEVLIHQKMFESRLFFVDKLIDMGAKIILCDPHRAVIIGHDFKSQLKATKMSSPDIRAGISLLIAALSAKGTSVIQNIDQIDRGYENIDERLRALGAKIERLD from the coding sequence ATGGGAACTTTTAAGATAGAAGGTGGGCATCCGTTAAATGGAATTGTACAACCGCAAGGAGCTAAAAATGAAGCACTTCAAATTTTATGTGCTGTTTTACTGACTGATCAAAAAATCACAATTTCAAATATTCCTGATATCATCGATGTAAACAAACTAATTACATTGTTAGAAAACTTAGGCGTTTCTGTTGAAAAAATCGACCGAAACACCTATTCGTTTCAGGCAGATCAGGTGAATATGGCTTATTTAGAATCGGATAAATTCCGCGAAGAAGGAAAATCGCTTAGAGGGTCTATCATGATTGTGGGGCCGTTATTAGCACGATTTGGAAAAGGATACATACCCAAACCGGGAGGAGATAAAATTGGTCGCCGCAGATTAGATACCCATTTTGAAGGATTTATCAATTTAGGAGCTACTTTTAGATACAACCGCGAAGAATATTTTTACGGGGTAGAAGCGCCCAATGGATTAACAGGCACCTATATGTTGCTAGATGAAGCTTCTGTTACCGGAACAGCCAATATTGTAATGGCTGCTGTTTTAGCAAAAGGAACCACCACTATATACAACGCTGCTTGCGAACCGTATTTGCAACAATTGTGTAAGATGCTGAACGCCATGGGTGCAAAAATTACTGGCGTTGGATCGAATTTGTTAACGATAGAAGGTGTGGAATGCTTAGGCGGATGCACGCACCAAATTTTACCCGACATGATCGAAATTGGATCTTGGATTGGTTTGGCAGCAATGACGCGCAGCGAGGTTACCATAAAAAATGTAAGCTGGGAAAATTTAGGTGTGATACCAACAGCTTTCAGAAAATTGGGAATTACTATTGAAAAAGTAAACGAAGACGATATTTTCATTCCTGCACACACCAACGGTTATGAAATTAAAGGCGATATAGACGGATCTATTTTAACAATTTCTGATGCCCCATGGCCAGGATTAACTCCCGATTTATTAAGTATATTTTTAGTAGTTGCAGCACAGGCAAGGGGAGAGGTGTTGATACACCAAAAAATGTTTGAATCGCGTTTGTTTTTTGTGGATAAATTAATTGATATGGGTGCAAAAATTATTTTGTGCGATCCACACCGTGCTGTAATCATTGGTCATGACTTTAAATCGCAGTTAAAAGCAACCAAAATGTCATCGCCAGATATTCGTGCCGGAATTTCGTTATTAATTGCCGCACTATCAGCAAAAGGAACAAGTGTTATTCAAAACATCGATCAAATAGATCGCGGTTACGAAAACATTGATGAACGCTTAAGAGCTTTAGGAGCAAAAATTGAACGTTTGGATTAA
- a CDS encoding DUF4290 domain-containing protein, with amino-acid sequence MKFNPTEAINNLEYNTNRRDLVLPEYGRHLQKLIDQVILIEDREERNRAARAVIDIMGTINPHLRDVLDFQHKLWDQLFKMSRFELDVDSPYEKPKAVTDFHEPVLIEYPKNNHEYRFYGSNIVDMIQEAVGWEEGERKDALIMVIANHMKKSYVNWNNESVEDAVIFQHLKELSAGKIDLTTGVDENNNSVNLAKTNNWNNPYQNNRNASGGNSNNRNNQFQNRNNSGNNSQRNNSNNNSNNKQGNNTNNRFVKKNNTNSPKNRNTN; translated from the coding sequence ATGAAATTTAATCCAACAGAAGCAATAAACAATTTAGAATACAACACCAATCGCAGAGATTTGGTGTTGCCTGAATATGGTCGTCATTTGCAAAAATTAATCGACCAAGTTATTTTAATAGAAGACCGTGAAGAGCGCAACCGTGCAGCACGTGCCGTGATTGATATAATGGGAACGATTAATCCGCATTTGCGCGATGTGTTAGATTTTCAACACAAACTATGGGATCAGCTTTTTAAAATGTCGCGTTTTGAGTTAGACGTAGATTCACCTTATGAAAAACCAAAAGCAGTGACCGATTTCCACGAACCGGTTTTAATTGAATATCCCAAAAACAACCATGAATACCGTTTTTATGGTTCCAATATTGTGGATATGATTCAAGAAGCTGTTGGTTGGGAAGAAGGAGAGCGGAAAGATGCTTTAATCATGGTGATTGCCAATCACATGAAGAAAAGTTATGTGAACTGGAATAATGAATCGGTAGAAGATGCTGTGATTTTTCAACATTTAAAAGAATTATCGGCAGGCAAAATTGATTTAACAACCGGCGTTGATGAGAACAACAATTCGGTGAACCTTGCCAAAACAAATAACTGGAACAACCCATATCAAAACAACCGCAATGCTTCGGGTGGTAATTCCAATAACCGCAACAATCAATTTCAAAATCGCAACAATTCAGGAAACAACAGTCAAAGAAACAATTCGAATAATAATTCTAATAACAAACAAGGGAACAACACCAATAATAGATTTGTTAAGAAAAATAATACTAATTCACCGAAAAACAGAAACACAAATTAA
- the fmt gene encoding methionyl-tRNA formyltransferase, with the protein MNKLRIVFMGTPDFAVGILDTIYKNNYEIAAVVTAPDKPAGRGQKLHQSAVKIYAEQNNLKVLQPTNLKSETFLAELAALNANLQIVVAFRMLPKAVWAMPEFGTFNLHASLLPDYRGAAPINWAIINGEEKTGVTTFFIDEKIDTGAIILKKEAYIAPDETAGALHDKLMHLGADAVIETLKLIENNNATTTLQPAEDTKTAYKLNRENCKINFNKESKQVYNLIRGLNPYPSAYTILIDHENEWNVKLHDVSYRTEKHNHQPGSFITTKKTIEIATIDGFIEVLSLQFPGKKKMKTTELLNGMQFSEQAKCN; encoded by the coding sequence ATGAATAAACTACGAATTGTTTTCATGGGAACGCCCGACTTTGCCGTGGGAATTTTAGATACAATCTACAAAAACAATTACGAAATTGCAGCTGTGGTTACAGCACCAGACAAACCAGCAGGTCGCGGTCAAAAACTGCATCAATCTGCCGTAAAAATATATGCCGAGCAAAATAACTTAAAAGTTTTGCAACCCACCAACCTAAAATCAGAAACTTTTCTTGCAGAATTGGCCGCATTAAACGCCAACTTGCAAATAGTGGTAGCTTTTAGAATGTTGCCAAAAGCCGTTTGGGCAATGCCCGAATTTGGCACGTTTAATTTACACGCATCTTTACTTCCCGATTACCGCGGAGCCGCACCCATAAATTGGGCAATTATCAACGGAGAAGAAAAAACAGGTGTAACTACATTTTTTATTGATGAAAAGATAGACACAGGTGCTATAATCCTAAAAAAAGAAGCATATATTGCACCAGATGAAACCGCCGGAGCATTGCACGACAAATTGATGCATTTAGGTGCAGACGCAGTCATTGAAACCTTAAAGTTAATAGAAAACAACAATGCCACCACCACACTGCAACCTGCAGAAGACACAAAAACGGCGTATAAGCTTAACCGAGAAAATTGTAAAATAAACTTTAATAAGGAAAGCAAACAGGTTTACAATTTAATTCGGGGGTTAAATCCCTATCCTTCTGCTTATACCATTTTGATAGATCATGAAAACGAATGGAATGTTAAATTACACGATGTATCTTATCGAACCGAAAAACACAATCACCAACCCGGAAGTTTTATCACTACGAAAAAAACAATAGAAATTGCTACTATTGATGGATTCATCGAAGTTTTGTCGTTGCAATTTCCAGGAAAAAAGAAAATGAAAACAACAGAATTGCTCAATGGAATGCAATTTTCAGAGCAAGCAAAGTGTAATTAA
- a CDS encoding DUF493 family protein, with the protein MDQKAEEFYARLKAELENTTEKWPVEYLYKFIVPADEAKIALIEKAFNNMGAVIKTNKSKNGNYSSVSINVVMGSADAIIEKYKEVSTIEGIISL; encoded by the coding sequence ATGGATCAAAAAGCAGAAGAATTTTATGCACGCCTAAAAGCCGAGCTAGAAAATACGACCGAAAAATGGCCGGTAGAATACTTATACAAATTTATTGTTCCAGCTGATGAGGCTAAAATTGCCTTAATTGAAAAGGCTTTCAACAATATGGGAGCAGTAATTAAAACAAATAAATCTAAAAACGGAAATTACTCAAGTGTTTCAATAAATGTGGTGATGGGCAGTGCAGATGCAATTATTGAGAAATACAAAGAAGTTTCAACTATAGAAGGAATTATTTCCTTATAA
- a CDS encoding DNA recombination protein RmuC yields MFTISQILVLVLFVISLILIYKNIQLKKTSGAKEQMIHELENNHSLLLFKNSELTDKCEMLLKEMEVLQEQNKLMTHENFDAKTTNRVLKEKMDFQKAEIAHLHKQTTLQFEHIAQKLLEEKAERFTKTNQENIDAVLKPLNENIERFKKQVEETYEKESKIRFSLDERIKELMFQTNKISTEANNLANALKTNHKKQGDWGEVILENILQQSGLCKNREYRVQHNLVMEGKNVRPDIIIDLPDQKSIVIDSKVSLNAYDAYCQTENADEQTIHLNNHLKALRIHIEELSNKNYQNLVSGLDFTMMFIPIEPAYLLAIQQDSNLWNDAYKKRILLISPTNLIACLKLISDLWNRDKQDKSAQKIVKQAEKIYEKTVLFTKSFEQVGKQIQQAQDAYLKAQNQLREGRGNILSQTNHLLKYGISPKNILNDFNDEEDVSL; encoded by the coding sequence ATGTTTACAATCTCTCAAATATTAGTCCTTGTTCTTTTTGTAATATCGCTTATTTTGATCTATAAAAATATTCAGTTAAAGAAAACAAGCGGTGCAAAAGAGCAAATGATTCATGAATTAGAAAACAACCACTCTTTACTTCTTTTCAAAAACAGCGAACTTACTGATAAATGTGAAATGCTATTAAAAGAAATGGAAGTGCTGCAAGAGCAAAACAAATTAATGACTCATGAAAACTTTGATGCCAAAACGACTAACCGGGTATTAAAAGAAAAAATGGATTTTCAAAAAGCTGAAATTGCGCATTTACATAAGCAAACAACATTGCAGTTTGAACACATTGCCCAAAAGTTATTGGAAGAAAAAGCAGAACGATTTACAAAAACCAACCAAGAGAATATTGATGCTGTTCTTAAACCATTAAATGAAAACATAGAACGCTTTAAAAAACAAGTAGAAGAAACATATGAAAAAGAATCGAAGATTCGCTTTTCTTTAGACGAACGTATAAAAGAATTGATGTTTCAAACCAATAAAATCAGTACCGAAGCTAACAATTTGGCGAACGCACTAAAAACTAATCATAAAAAACAAGGAGATTGGGGCGAAGTGATTTTAGAAAATATTTTACAACAGTCTGGGCTTTGCAAAAACAGAGAATACCGTGTGCAACACAATTTGGTTATGGAAGGAAAAAATGTACGCCCCGATATTATTATTGATTTACCTGATCAAAAATCAATTGTGATTGATTCGAAAGTTTCATTAAATGCTTATGATGCCTATTGCCAGACTGAAAATGCAGATGAGCAGACTATCCATTTGAATAACCATTTAAAGGCGTTGCGCATACATATTGAAGAATTGAGTAATAAAAATTATCAAAATCTCGTAAGTGGTTTAGATTTCACTATGATGTTTATACCAATTGAGCCTGCATATTTACTAGCGATACAGCAAGACAGTAACCTTTGGAACGATGCTTACAAAAAACGCATTTTATTGATTAGTCCTACAAACTTAATTGCTTGTTTAAAGTTGATTTCGGATTTATGGAATAGAGACAAACAAGACAAATCGGCACAAAAAATTGTAAAACAAGCCGAAAAAATTTATGAAAAAACGGTTCTTTTTACAAAAAGTTTCGAACAGGTTGGCAAACAAATTCAACAGGCACAAGACGCATACTTAAAAGCACAAAATCAGTTAAGAGAAGGTAGAGGAAATATTTTGTCGCAAACAAATCATTTGTTAAAGTATGGAATTTCGCCTAAAAATATTCTGAATGATTTTAACGATGAAGAGGACGTAAGTCTGTAA
- a CDS encoding YqgE/AlgH family protein, protein MKQLTPTKGKLLIADSSVLLDTVFSRTVLLLAEHNAKGSVGFILNKPLNLTLQDVIPEASVNFRIFSGGPVEQDNLYFIHTIPSLIPNSIEIKDGIFWGGDYEILFELLKENKVSQKDIRFFLGYSGWEENQLQEEVQQKAWTCVENQFTNHLLEKTPSKLWKELMIDLGDEFIIWANAPEDPVMN, encoded by the coding sequence ATGAAACAGTTAACCCCCACTAAAGGAAAGTTATTAATAGCTGATTCTTCGGTTTTATTAGACACCGTTTTTAGTAGAACCGTTTTATTATTAGCTGAACACAATGCAAAAGGAAGTGTAGGATTTATTCTGAACAAGCCTTTGAATTTAACATTACAAGATGTGATACCTGAAGCCTCGGTAAATTTCAGAATTTTCAGTGGTGGTCCGGTAGAACAAGACAATTTATACTTTATACACACCATTCCTTCATTAATACCAAACAGTATCGAAATTAAAGACGGTATTTTTTGGGGGGGCGATTATGAAATATTGTTTGAACTTTTAAAAGAAAACAAAGTTTCGCAAAAAGACATTCGCTTTTTCTTAGGATACAGTGGCTGGGAAGAAAACCAATTGCAAGAAGAAGTACAGCAAAAAGCTTGGACCTGTGTAGAAAACCAATTCACCAATCATTTACTAGAAAAAACACCTTCTAAATTATGGAAAGAATTAATGATTGATTTGGGCGATGAATTTATCATTTGGGCAAATGCACCCGAAGATCCCGTTATGAATTGA